A stretch of DNA from Eschrichtius robustus isolate mEscRob2 chromosome 12, mEscRob2.pri, whole genome shotgun sequence:
aGTTTCATCTGTGCCAAGGGTATTTATTTATTAGCCccaggcctgaggctccagggagGTCCTGTGCTTGGTACCAAGACCACACAAGGTGACCCCACGTTTGTCACCTTCTGCCTTGACAGGGACAAGTTTAAGTTCACATTTCCTAGTGTCACTGACATAGCCATCCCCCGGAAGGGCACACAGTCACAGAAATCAGCCTCGCGGGGAGTGGTCAGAGCAGGGGTTTGAGGTACGAGGTCTCtgtgtagctgtgtgaccttgggcaagtcacctggcCTCTCTGAGCATCCCTTTCCTCACATGGAAAAGGAGGAGCCAGGCGATGTCCAGGATCCCGTGGACGAGGACCAAGAAGGAGGATCTCGACCTCAGGCAGATAAATTCCCCCAGGGGACGCTCGGAGCGGCTGATTCCAGCAGCCTCCATCTGTCCAAGGGCAGTTTTTGCTTCAAAACTTGCCTCATAGACCGTTTCTGTGTATGAAGAAATTATACACATTATACTGCAGGTGCCCAGTGGTGTGTCTGTCAGGGGAGATTCCCTGGGGCTGAGTGACCCCCTGCAGATGTGTCCCAGGGCATCTGCGACACGAGTCGCTGCTGCCAGCCTGTTCTGAGCAGCCCTCGGGCGCTGGCCGTGCTTGGGAACTTCTGTTCCCCCCGCTGAGCCCAGGGCTGGGGAACTTCGTCCTTTCGCATGAGGCTCTGTCTTCCTGAGGGCACGCGTGTGAACACACGATTTTTCCTTTGCAGTATCGACTAGAAACCTTCAGTGAATCCAGGATAAGTGAATGGACTTTTCAGCCCTACACCAGTAAGTGAGTTGTCTGAAATGAGTTTAATGAGGAGCGAATACGGCAGGGGCTGTATCCCATAAAAAGGGAGGGTGGCCTTTCCCCCGGGAGACCTTCCAGGGAAGTGGTTTGCAGGAGGTCCTGCAAAAGTCTCGTGTTTGCGTTTGGCCACAGGCTGGTGCTGCCACACGGGGCCAGACTGCAAAGGCAGCCAGTGTGCTCGGGCGTCTACCTGCCTCCTGGGCCACCCCCAGCGCCTCCCCGAGTCTCTGGATCCCCACCCCGTTCAGTGTGCTATGCCACCTCTGCTGGACCCCCTAGAGGCTTAAGGCTCTCTTTCTGGGAAGCTCTGTGCCCTACCTGTTCTCTGGTTCATCCTCCGAGACTTAGCTGGAGGGTCCCCTCTTTTACGAAGCCTCTGAGGGTTTCTCCCCTGCTGTCCGCTCCCCAGCAGAATGAGTCAGTCTTCTGAGTTTTCAGAACGCCTTATGCAGCTCTTGTCCAAAGCACTTACCATGTCATGTTCTGTCGTATTGCGATGTAGTCCATCTCCTTGaacggaggaggaggagaaagaagatggTGGGGCTGGTGACAGTAGTGGTGGCAATCCTTGTTTATTGATCCCTCGGCCTGTACCAGCCCTGGGCTAAGCACTGGTATGCCTTCTGCTGTTCAGTTTTACTACCGTTCTCCATGGTAGGTGCCACCGTTATCCCTGGGTAGAGAGGAGAGGATTGCTGGGCAGAGAGGTAGGTGGAGGAGATGGTCTCGAGTTCCGCAGCCAGGAAGTACAAGAAGCAGGAGTCAGCCGGGTCTGTTCAACTCCGACGCTTGGCTGCTTAAGCACAGGCTCTAAGGGGACCCTTACCTACCAGTGCCTCGGCCCCAGGTTCTAGCTTAACGCCTGGCACTAGGTGAAGGCTCCGTACtatttggtgaataaatgaaAGCTGGTCCTTGCAGCTGTTTGCTGCTCTTTGAACAGCCCCTTTCTCTGTCAGACCACTCCGTGGATGGGCCACAAAGAGGGACCTCCCCCAGGCTTTGGGACATCAAGGTCCAGGTTCCCCCGATGTTTCAGGAAGATACCAGGAAGTTCCAAGTCCCTCACTCATCATTGGTCAAGGTAATGTGTTTATTGGAGTCTCTGCCCTTCTCTCGGAGCTGGTTTTCCGGGCACCATAGTTTCTTCAAactttatccttttaaaaaggaGACCCAAAGTCCAGGCTGGTGGTTTATTCCTTGCCCATCAAATAAGCAGAATTCTAAGAAAACCCAGTGTATGGGCTGTAGTCCCATACGAAATTCCGCGAAAATTAGGGAGCGTTCACATAGCAACAGGATGGTACGAAATTGTCACCAGCTTTAAATAGTGAGCATTCACATTCCTAGACCATCTgagtgtttttatcttttttatttttatttttttgacctgTTGGGAAGCAGCTGAatgaaacatataaaataaaattaaagcatcACTGGGATTTTTTTATGGAAGTCATTAGGGGAGTAGAATTTGACATCCACTCTGTTTTACAGAAATATAATCAGGACAGGTAGTGAGGGTAACCTAATGTGTTACAAAACCCCAGCTGAGATGTTTTATGTTATGTTCTCATCTAATTACCTGCCTTGTTTTCACTTTAGAACTTGATTCAAGCGTGTCATTTTACCCTCTGAGTTTTCATAGCATCATAAGACGAAGAGGACTTTGAGAGATCAAGAAAGTGTTTCATCCTGTTCTCCAGGGTGGAAAAGCTATTTTGATTCAGCCATTGAATTCCAGTAGCTAGTTTGCTGCCTTTTGCAAAAACACCCTCTGTTTTTTTATGGCTTCTATTCCCAAAGACCACTTTAGCCACCTAATGGGCTAAGGATACTGGCTTTTGTGGTTTAGCCTGGGAGTGTGAGTTAGGACATGGGAGTCGGAGACCTGGTCTCCCCGTCTTAGCATCCAGGACCGACTGGGCTGAGGCTCCGAGGAGATGGTAACGTGATCTCCTTGGCTTGGTGTTCAAGGCCCTTTGGAAGCCTAGTCACCAATGGTCATCTTCCCACCATGGCCTGAACTGTTATACCTCCACGTGGGATGCTGACATCATGGGGGTGGGGTTGGTGAAATCAGGAGCTGCTGGTACTTGGAAAACCAGATCAAGGAGAGCGTTCACTCTCAGGAATGCCACAAATGCCACGGGCATGGGCGCTACAAGTGCAGCAGCTGCCACGGGGCCGGCACGGTGAGTCACATGTGGCCGTTGGTGAGTACGTGATGTGGAGCAGGGCCATGTGGGGATGGAGGGCTGGGCTGGCAGCCTGGGGCTCCCTGTGCCAACAGTGGGGCCTCCGACAAGTCATCCTCCCTTTCCGGGCCTCCATCttcctacctgtaaaatgggaatgttgGAGTGGGTGGTCTCTATTGACCTTATTTCACTTTGATGGTTTATGATTTtcattcttctctccttttctcctccacctacaaacatttattgagtacctgctggGTGCAGGAGGACTGAGACCTGGGGTCCTTCTCACAGGGACCCTCTGTCCGAGGGGCAGGCTGGCAAGTGACCAGCACTTGTAGTGCAGGGGCAAGTGCCGGCCGAGAAGTGAAGTTCAGGGCCTTTGAGGGACACAAGAGACTCGGGCCTTGGATTAGCTTCCTGGGGCTGCCGTaataaatgaccacaaactgggtggcttaaagcaacaaatTTATTCCCTTaggagttctggaggctggatgtccaatatcaaggtgtcggcagggttaaGAGCCATCTTACGCCTTCCTCCCGGCTTCTGGCGACGGCTGGCAGTCCTTGGCTTATAGCTGCctcacccccatctctgcctccgTGTTGCTTCCTggcttctctgtgtgtgtctctgtctcctcACGGGCTTCCCACAGGGACACGAGTCATTGGATGTAGGGCCCACCCTTCCGCAGTATGACCTCACCCttactaattacatctgcaaagatgatttccaaataaggtcacattctgaggttctggtaGGTGTAAATCCGGGCGGGGACGACCACGTATACTCTTCGGCCCCGCGCGGGCCCCTCAGCACCAGCCAGGCCCTCGTGGCCTCAGCGTTCTTTGCAGAATCCTCTAGGCTACTAGCCTTCCCAGCAGTAAGTCCACGCCCCTCGCGTGTTCGCAGCTCTCCCCACCGCCCCGTTTGTGCCTAATCCCTTGGACACACACCGACCACTTGCTGTTCTAAAGCGGGCCTCCTCTGTCCTCTCCCTGCCCACGTGCCCTTCCACCCGCCTTCCGCCTGCTGCGTGCTCGTCCCTCTACCCGCTCCGCACCCGCCGTGGGGCTCAGCGGTGGCCTTtgctgctccctcctccctcccctgctcctcctcctcctcctcctccccccttgtCCCTCAGGCTTTCCCTGGAATGTCTCCGAGCGCGCCCCAAGCCCGCTGTGAGGGCACAGCCTGGTCCATCTCTGGGGGCTTTTCCAGCACCAGAGAGGGCCAGCCTgcccctctccccccgccccggccATGGCTGTTTGGTCAGGGGACGGTCCCAAGGGTCCTGGGGATCGGAGAAGAGCAAGAGAGGCTGAGGTCTCAGGAGAAACAGAGATGTGAGGATGCAGAGTCTCTGAAGCTACAACTGGAGGGGTCCGAAGATACActgcattttacagacaaggggcGAGGCCCAGGGAGAGCAAGTAGGGAAGTGACAGCTTGGGGAAGGTCACAGGCTGGCTTGGAGCCAGGTCTCAGGATGCCCTTTGCCTGCTCCCTGGGAGGCGGGTGAGGGCTGAGGCCACGTGTGTCCGCAGGTGCGGTGCCCCTCGTGCAGCGGGGCCAAGCGCAAAGCCAGGCCCGCCCGGCGGTGTCAGATGTGCTCGGGGTCCGGCAGGCAGAGGTAAGATGGGGCTCCCCGGCCCCGAGCTGAGTGCTCTCACTGGCGTTCTTGCTTTTCACTGCCTGCCCTCGGGAAGGCAAGCGGGCGCACTGTCTTGTCACCCCTGTGTCCCCAGAGCTCTGTGCGTTGTAGGTGCCCTGTCACCTCGGTGAGTGTTTCTCGAGACCAAGTGGAGCCCATCAAGCAATCTGTGGGTTGCGGGCGGGGGGAGGTACGAGGGTctgcagggaggaagggaggccgTGGGTTAAGAGAGGAGACGTCTTCCTGCTCACGTGGAGGGGAAGTGAATACAGAAAAGCACCCAAGGTGAGATTCTTATCTCTCTGAGGATCCGGGCCTGGGCAAACCCTTATTTATAACCCATTGCAGGGACTAAATGGGGGAAGAGTGAAGGAAGGTTGGTCGATTGACTAAACAAAGTGCCTGTTCACAGGGCTTTGCAAACAGTGGGTTGCTGCCTTTTGGACTTGATGTCCTTTCATGTATTTATAAATCTTTAAAGGGAAACAAGAAACCATGAGGAGTGAAACTCTTCAAAGTTGTGTTGGGTTCATGATACCTGTGGCTCATCCAGGCCCAGGCCATCCTTCTAACAAGCCAGATGGCAAAGCTTTGGTGGACCTGCCACCTGTGGTTGGTAAAGGAGCTCTTTGATTTGGAAAGAAACTTAGATTTCTTTCACTTACAAGTAAAAGAACTCCAATTCAAACTGGCTTTAGCAAAAGAGTAAATTTATAGGCCCATGTAATGGAAAAGTCGAGGAATAGATTTCTGGGATGACTTCAGGTACAGCTGGATCCAGGTGCTTAAACAGTGTCACCAGGAATCTGTCTCTGTCCCTCACTCTGCTTTCCTTCATGTTGGCTTCATCCTCAGGCAGTCTGtctcctgtggtggcagaggaggCCACCAGCAGCTCCAAGCTTGGTGACCTCAGTGGAAAAGGATGGCCCTTTCCTGATAGTTCCAGCAAAAGTTCTGGGGTGCATCTCAATGCACTCACCTGGGTCATGTGTCAATCTCTGTATCAGCCACTATGGGCAGAGAGATGGAATGAGCTGATTGGCCAGGCTGAGGTCCCAAGCTGGTCATAGAAGGGATGGGGGCAAGCCCACAAACCATGTGGGCTGGTGGGGAGAAGGGTGGTCTCCAAAGGGAGATTGGGGCACTGCTACGAGAAGCAGGAGGTCTAGATGGTGGGCACATGGAAGCAATCCGTGCCCACTACAGTCCACCTCTATGAGGAAGGATGTGAGGCAGGGGCCTCCGGAGCCACTGGAACACCACGATCATCTGAGTGGTACTGATGGGGCCCCTCTCAGATGCAGCACATGCTCAGGGAGGGGCAACAAGACCTGTGCCACCTGCAAGGGCGAGAAGAAACTGCTGCACTTCCTCCAGCTGGTCATTGTGTGGTACGTGGCACCTCTCAATGCCATGGCCTGGCGGGGTGGCCGGGGGGGGGTGGACGTGGCCTGGATTGGTTTCTGCAGAGAAGCTTCACTTGGTTGGGGCTTTCACAGTGCAGGGACCTGCTGGGAGAGGAGGAGTCCCAGGGTCCTAAGGCCCCACGTCAGGGAAGCTCCCACGCATTAAGGGTTTCTCCTATCGGGTACCTTGCTAGAACAGAACTGTCCATACTTTACTAGTTTTCCATCTTACCCGTGAGgatgctgaggcccagagaggctaaagCACTTTCCCAAGGTCCCACCGGTAGCATGGCAAGCCCTCCAGCCCCGATCTGCTTGATTCCAAACCCAGGTTCTTAACCCGACCCCCGGGCTCTGTCCCTCATCCTCTTCACTTCCAGGAAGAACAGCCTGTTTGAGTTTGTGTCTGAGCACCAGCTGGACTGCCCTGGGGAGCTGCTTGCTAAAGCCAGAGGAGAGACCCTCTTTAAGGATGAAAACACGATGGTAAGGACGGCTTTGCTACCGCCCTAAAGGGAGCTGGGCCCCTCCTCCCCCTGTGAGGCCAGGTCTTCTGGTTCTGCAGGCGATGCATTCATTCAGAAAGGCTGGGCGGGGACACAGGCTGCTGGGACCCCATGGGGCCGTTTCTGTCTTGAATTTTACATATTCAACCCTCCTttcttcccctgttccttttctctccctcttttcctccctcctccctttggACAAATCTTGAGACCCTCCTCCTAtaccaggcaccattctaggcCATGGGGATACCATAAAACAGAATCTCTGCTCTCGGATCTCACAGTCGGTGAGGGAGAGGGTAATAATAGCATTTTCACCACACTGTCAGAGGGTGCTAAAGGGTCATTGAGAAATACACAAGCGAGGTAGAGGGACAGGAAGGGGCAGGGTGTCGGGGGTGGAGAGCGGTGCAGTGGGGGAGTGGATGGTGGGATAGTGTGGGAGTCAGGGTGTCCAGCAGAGGAAGCAGCACGACACAGGCCTTGAGGAGCAGCAGAGGGCAGGGGGCTGGAGGGCAGCAAGCTGGGCAGAGCAAGGAGCTAAGACATGACAGGTGCCAGCAGCCAGATCAGGGAGGGTCTTGTACACTAGCAGTTGGCAAATTCCGGCCCTTGGCCTGCTTTtataaataaggttttattggagcacagcccACTTGTTTATGTACTGTCTGTGGCTGCTATCGTGCTTCgagggcagagttgagtagtcgaGACAGAGACGCCATGGCCTTCAAACCTGAGTATttactctggccctttacagaaaagattTGTGGCTCCCTGCTGTTGGCCTGGGAAGGGAATTTGGCCTTTATGGGACATCCTCAGacagttttttttggttttgttttcttccctttcttcttcccacccttccttcctccctccctcccttcctcccttccttcttctttttatttttttaacagtatGTGGCTGTTTCAGATTggcttattagtttcaggtgtatatcaTGATTTGATATTGGTATattactgtgaaatgatcaccgcaATAAATCCAGttcacatccatcaccacacagttaaaatgatttttcttgtgatgagacctTTTTATGagctactctcagcaactttcaaatccAATCCAGTATTATCAACTGTAGTTACCTTTCTGTACTTCACACCCCCAAGACTTATTTATCtcataattggaagtttgtaccaatTGACCCCCTTTCACCCCTTTTGCCCACCCCTCCATTCCCCacctctggaaaccaccaatctgttctctgtatctaggagtttgtgtttgttttaattccacatgtaagtgagatcatagggtgtgtatctttctgtgacttatctcacttaacataatgcccccttccatccatgttgttgaaaatggcaggaATTCCTTCTTTATGGCTTCATAATAGTCCTCAGCTTCCTTTCTTTGCCCCAATCACTAGGCTTTCTAAAGGCTCACTTCAGGCATCACCCCTCTAGGAAGCCCTGCGCCCAATCCTAGCCTGAGTTAGGCAGCAGCGAAGGCACGCCGGGTGGGCGTGTAGTCTGTCTACAGCCCTCGTTTATTGGCTGGCGTTCCCGACGACGCTATAAGGTGGATGATCAACGGTCCGCGTGGGTTTAACAAGCCCCACCCACCCCGCTCGCCACTGGCCCGGGCCCACCCCTCTCTGGGCTCGTGCTCCCATCAGCCCTCCAGGGCTCCAGGTGCTGAGGCTCCGGGTCAGGTGGTCTGCGTCTCCCCACAGGTGTACCCCATCGTGGACTTCCCACTACGGGAGATCTGTCTGGCCTCCCAGCGGGGTATCGCCGAGCACAGCGCTACGCTGGCCTCCCGAGCCCGCGTCCTGCAGCAGGTGAGCtgaggggggggtgggggtggggaccagGGCTGGTGGGAGGTGAGGTGCCGGGTCTGCTGGGGCTCCAGGACACTGTCCCCGTGGACGTAAAGGAGGGAGCGGGCCCCTCCCTTTGTGGGGAGGTCCCTTCTTGAGAGTGGCAGGGCagaaggaagggggggaggggtggagcccCAGTCGGAGGAGCACAGAGGTACTAGGGACTGACTTGGGGCCAGAGTGGCCGGAGGTCAGAGAGCAGGGCCGGTCAGACGTAAGGCCACGGGAAGAAGTTTGGATTGATTTATCCTGCGAGCGACAGGGAGCTTACAGGGTTTCACGCAGGAATGTGGCTCAGTGTGGTTTCGATTCTCACCCCCCTGGTATtcagagaaggggagggaaagcTCGAGATCTAGGGTCCAAGGCAGGTTTGGAAACCAGCGTCCGGCCCCCCGGGGCACTTCCCAAATCCCAGGCCCCCAAGGGCAGGGCTGACGGCGCGCGCTGCTGTGCGGCTGTTATCCTGCTGGCCACTAG
This window harbors:
- the SSUH2 gene encoding protein SSUH2 homolog; the encoded protein is MDRDLSDDDSVMDLSFEAESPLAPPAELLERLPSCDWLLQGDRCQIFFPPSEAPGRPQEQRCWSSFLEHRVPVVTEEVAREALLSFVDSKCCYGSAAAGDLVILELKQQALRRYRLETFSESRISEWTFQPYTNHSVDGPQRGTSPRLWDIKVQVPPMFQEDTRKFQVPHSSLVKECHKCHGHGRYKCSSCHGAGTVRCPSCSGAKRKARPARRCQMCSGSGRQRCSTCSGRGNKTCATCKGEKKLLHFLQLVIVWKNSLFEFVSEHQLDCPGELLAKARGETLFKDENTMVYPIVDFPLREICLASQRGIAEHSATLASRARVLQQRQTIELIPLTEVRYWYQGKTYVYYIYGTDHKVYVVDYPERYCCGCTII